One Aegilops tauschii subsp. strangulata cultivar AL8/78 chromosome 2, Aet v6.0, whole genome shotgun sequence genomic window, gcgaagcgcactctggctgccctgacaaaaccaccaaagtctccgccgaaaggcaactatgagcgcattattgcaaagacatttgtcgaagcggagcggtcgggaagtactatcagtgatcaaaggctaaaagaacgacgagctgggaaaaaaattgcccagctcggcgaacaagcgaaccaatcgtgccccccgctcaaggtgtctagcgacatcgtcgctaatgatccgaggatggtgcccggttatagcaatcttggagattacctgcccgacgatgtacattatgatatcttggaggtggacgaacacaaataccattacgggaagcctctcgtcaaagataaagatctctaacaacgatgatgcgaagattacatgattggtacatgaaaacctgcagagagtctggggggaggaatactttgacgctgagagttaaaccggagcatgacctcgttggaattgaactgatgaatgttccatttgaggagttcttccagtttttcaatcaaaaggccctcgataaatcaacgatcacttgctactgtctgtaagtagtactacttctgtcattaagtctctctatataggtcagctctttcattgcatgtatttataattatcctcactatattatgcagattgaagatcgccgaattgaagaaaagacaaatcggtgatattgggttcattaacacaaatctcatagatgcaactgaggttaaatatcatgccgaaaataccgaggccaacttgctacgatcgttggtaataaatgaaaataaagatataatactctttccttacaacttcaagtgagtgttactgtcttgtgcatattcggtttcccttattagtccaggttatagtaatgtaactgatgacttatgcatgcgtgcgcaacttccactatattctcctagagattaagcttgagcagggagtagtaaccgtcttagactcgagacgaaaagatccccaggactatgcggacatgactcaaatgctcgagaagtaagttaaatagatcattatccaccatatcagcaactttgttcatttcctgatatcaagtaattgttttctttggctggcagggtttggagaaaattcgccaaaaaagctccgggactgccgaagaagctgcaatttaaacacccgaaagtaagtactatagtagcatgttccgcgcatctcctagtgattcaagcgctagtttcatcaataccatttagcatgcttgcttatcagtttgattgacctctatttcttgtaaagtggttgtggcaggaacccgggaaaaattactgtggatactacatttgcgagtccatccgctacacgacctgtgagcggggctactctgacgaacaatatgaagtgcataagcaataatattcacaattttattttattaccatcatttgtgttgagtttcatttattcatatatatatatatatatatatatatatatatatatatatatatatatatatatatattgacccccttcttcaaattagatgtttcggaagcgggatgaactcctagcagcagatcgtatgcgagcaattcaagaggaattggcggcattcttccttgaccacgtgatcgctgaaaacggagaatactatgtggaccctgtgttcttacaatttaattaggagattatattgtaagagataattattgtatatatgtagccggtagtgtcggatagatatacgagaacttgttgttcgaccaatctcttggagaaggagaggtggtcgatatcacttctctctgtatgcatatgttcatgacgatcttctgtttccttcgtttgattactagctagcgtgtctagtcctcttcatacgtatatagtacgtagcgtcgaccaaacacggagataagagaggacacttctctctattaattagctagctaacacagtatatgaaacacctaaattaaccccccaaaacccccaacccccccccccccccctttaaaaaaaaacaaaaaccccagcccctgaaatgctgacgcgtggatgcctattggtcccggttagtgccaccaaccgggaccaaaggccctcctgcttGGGCTCACCGCACCGGCCAcatggaggcccatctgtcccggttcgtataagaaccgggactaaaaggttagggcattagtaacgaccctttagtcccggttcaaaaaccgggacaaaaggcccttaccaaccgggacaatagccctttttctactagtgggagaCAACACATGTGAGATTTGGATGGTGGTGCTATGTGCACCCGGTCTCGAGCTCCGGGGCGAAAGCCTAGGACAGACCCAAGCGGTTATTCCTGGCAATGGCGATGTTTTTTTACGTCGTTACCTTGTTGGAGGCATTGCTCGGATATGTTTGAACTaattcttcagggtgaaaacttTGATACTGACCTTTGTGGTTGGATCAGGTGACGGCGTCGCTTGAGTGTCGATTCCTTCCTGAAGGCGTTGCTGTTGAAGATCCTTGTCATCTATGTGGTGTCAATGGTTGGTGCGGATATGGTCTTAGTTGTAGTTTGTTGATCGTTCATATGATCACTTTGGGGCTTATTtcttgtttctttttcttttttccacACCTACATATAGCTTTTGGTCTTATGACTTTGCTAGTTGCCGGTGTGTTTTTGTGtgtgtgcatcttagttatgcagaggcGGGGTGTGTGTTCAGTGTGATGTATCATCTTGATGCTCCACTTAAACCAATAAAATCCACCCTTTGTCGAAAAAATGAGAAATGTATGCGTATTTATTCTTTTCTTATAAAAGTGGCACATATCCAAATTTCTATTTTAAGCCATCAATTTCTCCTTTCAACAACATACATAATTTCCCCTAAAAAAACACCATGTAGAATTTTTGCGAACTTTGTTTTGATTTCTTTTTGAAACATAGATTTTTGCCGTTGTTGTTAACCAAGAAGAGGCACACGTGTGTACATCCAACCACACATACACACCAACACGATTGTGACTTCTTAACACACGCCCACAACAAATAGAGGAGACATGGAACAAACCCACAAATCCACAAAGCTCCCGCGGATGCCCAGCCCCACACGTTTAAACATGAGCAACGAACCCTAGCTAGTGGAAGAAGTCATGCCTCACACCCCCAAAACCTAACAAAAGGTGGTTGTGTTGTATTTGTCGTCCGCGTATCATTTGGAATACAATTTGCCGAGGTCGGCGGCGCGGTTCCCTTGAAAACCAAAAGGAAGAAATTCCCAGAGACAGGACAGAAACCGCCTCAAGATCGACACAGCCAAATCACCAGAGAACAAGGAGCCAGACAAGCAAAATGGTGGCCTAGTCCTCCCCTTCCAATCCATGGTCATAGAAAAACGGTTTTACTGACAACGACGCGGTTAATTAGTTTCCTCCTCCCATGATGTCACATGCATGCTCCGTGCAAGAAGAACAAGTCCATTTTACCTGGTGTGTGGTGACAAAGATGTTGCAGTTTACCAGGTGTAGTCAAGCACTACTAGTAAACAGAGTGATATCAGATTTGCAGCAAGTGCAGCATGCAGCTTGCTTCCTGGCTCTGGACTACCCAACAACTCCCCCAGAAaagtaaaagaaaataaaatggagGCTTCCACACAGGTGATGACACAGATTGAGACGGTTGTAATCCACAAGGATTGCATGGATGCACTGCATGGCTCAACCGCAAAGAAGGGGGGCGGTTTCTTGCAATGGCATGAAAGCACCCTATTGCGTCCATGTTACCCCCATGTTCCTCCATCTTTATCATATCCTTCCCCAACCACCCTGCTTGTGTTTTCCCTCCCTGGGCGCTTGCTTCTCCTGCAAGCTCTTCCATTGATACGCAGAGCAACCAAATTTGCGACAAGCATCAGGGCGGCGTTGCAGTCACTGGGATACGCCGGGGATATGGAGAGATGATTACATTACAAGGCCTCCAAAAGGCCTCAGGAGCAATGCGCTTGCTTGATTATTTCCTGGGACACAAAAACATGGGAGTGTGGGTGCAGGTGTTCATCTTTTGGGGGCGGGATGATTGATCGACGCATTAGGGCTCAGGAATGATGAGCTCCGGGCCTGCTTGCTTAGCATGCATAGGACTTGGAATCAGGGCTCACACCTGGTGAACCCAAGGCTGGGGTTATTTTAGGTCTAGGGTATCTGAGCTGTTGGCTGTGATCTTGGACTGTGTAGAATTAACTAGTCGATTAGGGTTTAATTACTTAGACCAAGACTCATTGTGTAGTGCACTGTAGTAGAAGAACCAGCATTTTCGGCCGCGAAACATTTATTTGTAAGAATTTTTTTCGACAGATTTAAAAGTACCGCCATACCGAACCACATTTTGCAACAAAAAGAATCTCACAATTTGCCTGATTCAATATGTAAATTTGTAAAATCTGTTTAAATTTGCTAGTCTAACAAAACATGGTTAGTTGCATGTATCTGTGGAGGAATATACTCCACAAATATGACTCCAAACGCCATACATCAAAGAGAGCAAGTATATATGATGCAAGCACGCGTGTGATTAGCACTTTGCTGTCTTTATTATTCCTCAGCTGAATTGTCCCCATTAGCTGCCCCTTTTCCCCCTAGTGGACCTCCAGAAAGGGTAGACAAAATGGGGAAGCAATTTGCTTAGGCAGATAGTGGGGTGGTGAAAGCAATGTCATTATCTATCTATCCCTCTTAATTATTCCCCCACTGATTTAAAAAAAAAGGATGGGGCTGGTCCTGTTTGCTTGGCTCATCTGGGATTTGGTGAGGGTGAAGGTCACAGTGCCCCATGCCATGGCCACAATGCACATACATACATGTACCACCACCACTAGGCAATACCCACAAACTTTTCACCATTCCAGTTACCCATGAAAACCTCCTTGATTCCTTGTGCTTGTTGATCAGagtgcagcagcagcagtacTACTATGTACTGTAAATCATAAGTAGTACACTGCTCCTGCCTGTTAAGCAGCAGAGGAGGAAACTTCAGGAGAATGCCATGCATCTAGCATGAGTGTTCCAATAATTAATCAGGATCAGGACTAATGATGCTGGACGGTGGGCCAACCCTGAAAATTAGGCAGGTGACAGCCCTAGTCCCAACATGCTTAGAATACTGGTTCCAACCTCTTTCTTTTATGTGAGGGGTGCAGGGGAGAGGACAACAGAATTAGACAGTTTCATTGAAGCTGCCTGTTCCTTCTTTTTGTTTGGAGGTGAGGTGAGGCAGCATCAATCATCCCAATGTGGAGGCACTGCTCCAATCAAGAATGAAGAGCAGGGCTTGTATCTGCAAATAATATGTGGTCTGTACAAACAAAGGAATTATTTCATGGATTCCTCTAAAAAGGTTCAGGAATTTCCAAGGAAAGTAGTTAGTACTACTAGTATTAGGTGAGGGAAAATCTATGCCAACATAAATGATAAGTTCAACTAGAGATCAGGGTATATATACAGATGTTTGAAAATCAGTTTTAGTGCAACAGTAGTATTTTTCAGGTTTGATATAGACTATCTTTTTCTCGAATACTTGATATAGACTATCTAGTACGCCTTCTGTTGACCAATATAAGATattttggatatttcaatatggactaagTACATAGAGACTGAAACTAGTGAACATACATACTGAAacgtgtctatatacatccgattcacaaagaagttagaacatcttatatttgtgaacggagggagtatcacaTAATGTTGGCTTCCTTGCTTTGTTCTAGATCAAAATATTCTGGGATTTTTCCAAAACAGTATACATCGCTTTAGGGTTTGTAAACTTTTCCTCACAAAAGAAGAAAAAGACCATGTAATCTTTTCTAGAAAGAATCTACCAAAGCCCAGGACTTATTTTAATCTAGAGCTTCACGTGTGGGAAGAATTCTGCTCACCGCATTTTTCAGATCCTTAATGGACGCTTTTCCGCCATTTCCCATTAGGAGAAAATGATTGATTAAAGACATCTGTCCACTGGATCTTACTCCCTTTACAGAAAACCAACTGCATGGGTAATGGGTTGCTTCCCGCGGAGTGTCTCATCAGATGCTCACACATTTCTTACCCATCGTAATCTCTCAAATTTCTAATCAGAAAGTTCCTCTAATCCATGGAAATCAACATTTCTAGACTCCACCACCACAGGGAGTCCAAAACCCTGACCAACTGGTCACACACAAAACGTTGTATTCAAAGCCGACACACTTTAATTATCTCGTACACAATCTATAAGGTCCTGTTCAGAACGCGTTAATAATCTGGTTTCACGAGAATTTTCGAAGAGCCGGCTCATTTTTCCGCCGGAACCGAAAATAGCTTCCGCGTTTCAAACGGGACCTGACCGGTCGAGAAGAAGGGGGTTCACAAGTTTGAGTTTTGTCACACATATGGTATTATGGGGACCGAAAGGTGCATCGCTGAAAGTGACCTTACATGTAAACTAATAGCTGAACCACTGAGGTTTTTTCTGATTAATTTATGCCATTTATGCAAAATACTTGATAGCAAGAAAAGCATGTGAAGTCGACATAAATTTACACTATAAACTCCGGGTAAAAAATCATGAAAAAAGAAGTGATGCAACATTACAGTGAGACAGTGACAggaagccttgttgagatctgaaTAGCAAATGTGGTATATAATCCAAAGGCGGCCTGCTCAAGTCAACATTGCTTAGGTAACGGGATATGAatgagaggagaggagaggagggaaAAGGAGAGGGGAGTAGTAGCAAGCAAGCAGCATTGATGCCTCCATTTACTCCCCAGTTTAATACCTTGGGAGGTTGAGGTTGGATTGGAGGAGCTCAGCTCGGCTCGCAAGGACAGCCTGTGCTGTGCGTGCGGCGTGGCCTTTTTTTTGGATTGGAGATGGAGAGAAGGGTGGCTTGAGAAGTTCAGATTAAGAGCGAGACAGACATGAGGCTTCTTTTCAGTAAAATTTTGGAAACTAAAAAAATACTGGATCAGCAAAGACGAACAATCCATTTGTTCATAATGGTCTAGAGAAAAGTTGTATTTTGCTTCAACAATGAACTAAAACGTTAGAACATCTTGTATTTGTGAACGGAGAGAGTAGTATATACCTGCAGTATCATTTGGCCGGACCGAACCGCCGAGTTTGCGCGTTTGGAGTTTGAATGTTGGAAATTTTTCTAGGTATTTGAGAGCAGGATCATTCTGGGATAGATCCCCTGAGGTTCCAAGTAGATGATGCTGCTGAATAAGTTGCATGTATCCCGTGGAAGTTTTGTCAGTACAGTTGTTCCCTTGCCCTGGTGAGTGGTGGTGACCAGCAAACAAGGAGTAGATGGCAACAGAAACAGgggagagaaaaaaagaaagaagaaataGTTGGCCTGGCCAGCCACCCATGTTGTCTTGCGCCACCCCcaaccccacccccaccccaggTCCCCATTGCCCTCCCCTCCCTCACCAAAGCACAGCACATACATGGCGATGGTGTGTGTGGAGGCGTTGGAGGGGGGCTACAGCTACAGCTAcaaaagaaaagggggaaaaagaAGGAGCTGAAAAGGAAAAGGCAGAGCtcctctcccctcccctcccttCCCTCCTCCCCTTTTCTCCCCTCCCAATTCATCACAGGATTCACTCCCCAGCTGGGTGTTTCTTTTCTTCCCTTCCTTCCTAGCAGCCAGAGGCAGCCAGTGGTGGTGCCCATTTCCTCGCTCTGATCCAAGCCTTTCGCTCAAAGCCCCCGGCTTTTGCCGATTGTTTGGTCACTTCAAGAATCTCGGAATATGTTCTTGCTCCTGCCGCCGCCCCTGCTCTGATCCGTCCACCCCTCCTTCGAGCCAAGCCAGCCCAAGCCAGCCCAGGCCCCTGTCGCGCTCTCCCTCTCTTTCTTTCTCCGGCGGCATTTGAGTTCTCTGCAAGGAAAGGATTCTGGCGGCCTGGTTTTGGCTGTGATTGGGATCCAATTTTGGGGGCGGGTTCGCCGTCGTGTGGAGCGAGGCTCCTTTCTTGGCGGGGCAGGAATTTGGGATGATTTCTCGGGTTCTTGAAGGCGGGGAGACTCTCTGACGACCCGCCCCTCCGCCGTTTCTGGGGGAAATTCTGGGCGGTTTCTGCGGAATTTGCGTCGATTCGGGGCCGTTGAGCTCGGTTCTTGATCCGCGGGCTCCATGGGTCTCTGTCATGGGAAGCCCTCGCGAATCCCGGAGCccaaggcggaggaggagccgCGCGTGGCCTCCGGGACCGGCGATGCCGCCGgtggcgccgccgcctcgccggcgcAGGCGGCCGCCGCGGCGAAGCCGGGCACGCCGAAGCAGCCCAAGTTCCCCTTCTACCTGCCGAGCCCGCTCCCGGCGTCCAGCTACAAGGGCTCGCCGGCCAACTCGAGCGTGGCGTCCACGCCGGCGCGCGGCGGCTTCAAGCGGCCCttcccgccgccgtcgccggccaaGCACATCCGCGCGCTCCTGGCGCGGCGGCACGGCTCCGTCAAGCCCAACGAGGCGTCCATCCCCGAGGGCGGCGAGCCGGAGCTGGGCCTCGACAAGAGCTTCGGCTTCTCCAAGCACTTCTTCGCCAAGTACGAGCTCGGCGAGGAGGTCGGCCGCGGCCACTTCGGCTACACCTGCGCCGCCAAGGCCAAGAAGGGCGAGCACAAGGGCCAGGACGTCGCCGTCAAGGTCATCCCCAAGGCCAAGGTCCGATATTTTACTCACTCACTCACGCCATCCCTCCCCTCCCCTCGCCATTGCCATGCCCTCGTTCTCGAGCTGCTTGCAGAAATGCCTCTGCCATTCAGTCTCCTGATGTCCATGTTCAGCTGCATGCTCTGCATTTTACCACTTTTTCCACGCGTGATTGGGTATCAGCATGTCCGTCTGAATGATGCTGTCCCTGCTCATTTTGTCGTCAAGATCCGTCTTTTGCTACCACGTTAGATTCAATCTCGACTTCTCCAGGTGTTGACCAAGACTTGCATTTCGTCGATTAAGCATTTTTTTTCTGCCTGGGATTTTGGAAAATCGGATCCGTCGAGCTCGTGTTGCATATGTGCTAGTCCTATCAACTACGAGCGTCGCTTGGTTCAACTATGGCTTGGCGAAAAGCAACCCATATCTCCCGGGGCGCTCGTGACTGTTGGTGGGAGGGAGAACGACCTCGCCCTTGCCGGTAGGGCAAAGCTCGCCGCCTCGCGGCAGGCATTCATGGCGATGGAGCCTGGTGGAGCTCATCTATCCAGACGTGGACAAGCCCCTGTGCATTCATTGGCTTAACATCATGGTCATGGTGGATTGGTGGTGGCGAGTGTAGATGGTCACCGAGCTCCCGACGTCCATGTCCTCTGCTCTTCTTATCTTCTTTCCTCACCTAGCCTGGCATGCTCATGGCAGCGCATGATCCTTCTCTCTCGGCTAGATCTGCAGGCCAAAAGTGATACTTCAAGTCTGTTTAAAGAGCTCTGCTCATTATGCGCCTCCCTGCAATTGTATGAGGTGCCATTTAATTTGGCCCCTGTAGAGCCTCAGCCTGCCCAGTGCTTTTATGAGCAGAGCTGGCAATCTTCCTGTTGTACATGCATGGCCGGCCACAGCTACTCACATTCCATGTGCATGTGCTTGTGCTCTGCCAATCGTAGCAAtgctgttttttctttttcttttcttgatCAATTCTTTCTAGAGAAGATGAGCTCACTGGCATGGTTAGGAAACAAGCGAAGTTGTTTGATTACTGTTTTTTTAACTTTAGGATTTTAACTGCCGTTTGGGCATGGATTGTTTCATTGTAAATGGGTTGCGGTTGCGCTGATGCCAGCAAGAGGCATTTTATTCCTTGGTGCCTATAATTGACCACTTATTGCTTGTCCAGTGCACTGCTGGACAACATTGGGCTCAACAGTAGCTGGTTGTTGGATAGGCCACAAAGACAAAGGTGTCATAATTTGTGTTTCGAGATCTACGTACGTTGCCCGCCTAAGTGTAAGTAGGACGAAGGAGCTATTTTTGGTTGACTTTGTGCTTGTCACTGTTTTAGTTGCACGATCTTACCAGTAATATAGTAAGTTCATCATATCGGCTTTGTTTGTTGTGTCTCTGTTtgcttttttcagtcatttatttGTTAGTTGTTTATTCCAAAACCATACAAATTGATATTGAAATTCAAGCTGTTTTCTAGTCTCACCAAGTGACGCGTGCTAGCTATTTAGAGTACACATTATATTTAAGTTAAAGCTGTTTTCTAGTCTCACCAAATGACGTGTGTGGGCAGATGACAACAGCCATAGCAATTGAAGATGTCAGAAGAGAAGTGAGGATACTGAGCTCTCTGACAGGCCACAGCAACCTAGTGCAGTTCTATGATGCTTTTGAAGATGAAGACAACGTGTATATAGTTATGGAGTAAGTGTGCATTTCTTTCATAGAGTAGGTCCTTTTCAGTTCTGTCTTCATATGTTGTTGCAATGCATGCGATTCTTGTTCTTCTCTATATTAGAAGGTTTAAATTATAATTAGTCAAATTATGATCAATTCCTATCAAAACTGACCATGCATATCAAATGGCGCTTACTGTAACTAACATCACTTATCATGTTTGTTTCTTTTCAGATTGTGTAAAGGAGGCGAACTACTTGATAAGATATTGGCAAGGTACAATCTTACCAGTGTTCGCAAATTGGAACAATTCTTATGATTATATCTGCTGGGGTTCTAACAATATCTAATCTCTTGTTTTGCAGAGGTGGAAAGTATTCTGAAGAGGATGCAAAGGTTGTTATGCTGCAAATTTTGAGTGTAGTATCATTTTgccatcttcaaggtgttgttcATCGGGATCTGAAACCAGAGGTTAGTTTGTTTTCACACAGTTAGCAGCTAATATTAATTCATCGTACTATCTTTTAGTTACTATTATCAACCTGGGAGTTTCTTAATGCCATACCATATTTTCTTCGATTGTTGGTTCTTTATATTTATTATCCAAAGCACTTCTGTTCAGTCAGCAGATGCAATACAAAGATTTTGCAATGACTAAATACATTTGTGTTTCCTTTTCCCAGAATTTTCTATTCTCATCAAAGGAGGAAAACTCACCCTTGAAGGTCATAGACTTTGGCTTGTCTGACTTTGTAAAGCCAGGTTAGTCTAACATGGTCCATTCAGATTTTTGTTTAACGTTTTGTTTTACTACATTTAAATGTGACTGTATTGTGACACCACACCATTGTTACATCTTCAGATGAAAGACTCAATGACATTGTTGGAAGTGCGTATTATGTTGCTCCCGAGGTGCTTCATCGATCTTATGGCACGGAGGGAGATATGTGGAGCATTGGAGTAATTGCCTACATTTTGCTTTGTGGGAGCCGACCTTTCTGGGCACGCACAGAATCAGGAATATTCCGAGCTGTCCTTAAGGCGGAACCAAGTTTTG contains:
- the LOC109754968 gene encoding calcium/calmodulin-dependent serine/threonine-protein kinase 1 isoform X2, yielding MGLCHGKPSRIPEPKAEEEPRVASGTGDAAGGAAASPAQAAAAAKPGTPKQPKFPFYLPSPLPASSYKGSPANSSVASTPARGGFKRPFPPPSPAKHIRALLARRHGSVKPNEASIPEGGEPELGLDKSFGFSKHFFAKYELGEEVGRGHFGYTCAAKAKKGEHKGQDVAVKVIPKAKMTTAIAIEDVRREVRILSSLTGHSNLVQFYDAFEDEDNVYIVMELCKGGELLDKILARGGKYSEEDAKVVMLQILSVVSFCHLQGVVHRDLKPENFLFSSKEENSPLKVIDFGLSDFVKPDERLNDIVGSAYYVAPEVLHRSYGTEGDMWSIGVIAYILLCGSRPFWARTESGIFRAVLKAEPSFDEAPWPTLSAEAKDFVKRLLNKDYRKRMTASQALSHPWIRDAQQVKIPLDMIIYKLIRAYISSSSLRKSALRALAKTLTANQLFYLKEQFELLGPNKSGFISLQNLKSALVKNSTDAMKDSRVIDFVNTVCTLQYRKLDFEEFAASAISVYQMEALETWEQHARRAYELFDKEGNRPIVIEELASELGLGPSVPLHVVLQDWIRHADGKLSFLGFIKLLHGVSSRSIPKA
- the LOC109754968 gene encoding calcium/calmodulin-dependent serine/threonine-protein kinase 1 isoform X1 yields the protein MGLCHGKPSRIPEPKAEEEPRVASGTGDAAGGAAASPAQAAAAAKPGTPKQPKFPFYLPSPLPASSYKGSPANSSVASTPARGGFKRPFPPPSPAKHIRALLARRHGSVKPNEASIPEGGEPELGLDKSFGFSKHFFAKYELGEEVGRGHFGYTCAAKAKKGEHKGQDVAVKVIPKAKMTTAIAIEDVRREVRILSSLTGHSNLVQFYDAFEDEDNVYIVMELCKGGELLDKILARGGKYSEEDAKVVMLQILSVVSFCHLQGVVHRDLKPENFLFSSKEENSPLKVIDFGLSDFVKPDERLNDIVGSAYYVAPEVLHRSYGTEGDMWSIGVIAYILLCGSRPFWARTESGIFRAVLKAEPSFDEAPWPTLSAEAKDFVKRLLNKDYRKRMTASQALSHPWIRDAQQVKIPLDMIIYKLIRAYISSSSLRKSALRALAKTLTANQLFYLKEQFELLGPNKSGFISLQNLKSVSNPIFVIQSSLQHAVAEKGKWNLQALVKNSTDAMKDSRVIDFVNTVCTLQYRKLDFEEFAASAISVYQMEALETWEQHARRAYELFDKEGNRPIVIEELASELGLGPSVPLHVVLQDWIRHADGKLSFLGFIKLLHGVSSRSIPKA